In the Sediminibacter sp. Hel_I_10 genome, one interval contains:
- a CDS encoding hemolysin family protein, which yields MDFSIIIIVVTLLLSAFFSGMEIAYVSSNKIHIEIEKKQGDFLASILTKLTAKPSKFIATMLIGNNIALVVYGFIMGDVLVDWFRSMLPSDYQLVTYLLNDLSLLTQTIVSTIIILITAEFLPKVFFQIYANSFLKIFAFPAYLFYLLFWFISSFIIWVSDNILRKFFKTEGDNVQLAMTKVELGNYISEQMESVEEHDEVDSEIQIFQNALEFSEVKAREVMVPRTEIIAVEINESIKSISTLFIDSGLSKILVYKDSIDDILGYVHSFELFKKPKTIKSVTMPVIFVPATMLVKDVLNALTKKRKSMAVVIDEYGGTAGIMTIEDIVEELFGEIEDEHDSVALTEEKIGDNHFRFSARLEVDYINETYKLELPDSENYETLGGLIVHETEGIPQVNDTVIIDIFRFKIIEVSTTKIDVVELEIIEED from the coding sequence ATGGACTTTAGTATCATTATTATCGTTGTCACGCTATTGCTCTCAGCTTTCTTCTCTGGGATGGAAATTGCCTATGTATCTTCTAATAAAATTCATATTGAAATTGAAAAGAAGCAAGGCGATTTTTTGGCATCAATTCTAACCAAGCTTACCGCTAAACCTTCAAAATTTATAGCGACCATGCTTATTGGCAATAATATTGCCTTGGTGGTTTATGGTTTTATTATGGGCGATGTTTTGGTAGATTGGTTTCGATCTATGCTGCCTTCAGACTATCAGTTGGTCACTTATTTGCTTAATGATTTGAGTCTATTGACCCAAACTATTGTATCTACGATTATCATCTTAATTACTGCGGAATTTTTGCCAAAGGTGTTTTTTCAAATTTATGCCAATTCATTTCTAAAGATTTTTGCATTTCCAGCCTATCTGTTTTATCTGTTATTTTGGTTCATATCCTCCTTTATCATTTGGGTTTCAGATAATATTTTGAGGAAGTTTTTTAAGACAGAAGGTGATAACGTCCAGTTAGCGATGACCAAGGTGGAATTAGGAAACTACATTAGTGAGCAAATGGAATCTGTAGAGGAGCATGATGAGGTGGATAGTGAAATACAGATTTTTCAGAACGCGCTAGAATTTTCCGAAGTAAAAGCACGAGAAGTCATGGTGCCACGTACCGAGATCATTGCTGTAGAGATTAATGAGTCTATTAAGAGCATCAGTACCTTATTTATAGATTCTGGACTCTCCAAAATTTTAGTATATAAAGATTCTATTGACGATATTCTTGGGTATGTGCATTCTTTTGAGCTCTTTAAGAAGCCTAAAACCATTAAAAGCGTGACCATGCCCGTCATTTTTGTTCCGGCAACAATGCTGGTAAAAGATGTGCTTAATGCCCTTACTAAAAAGCGAAAGAGTATGGCCGTGGTTATTGATGAGTACGGAGGTACCGCTGGGATAATGACTATAGAAGATATTGTAGAAGAACTTTTTGGAGAAATTGAAGATGAGCATGATAGCGTAGCACTTACCGAAGAGAAGATTGGTGATAATCACTTTAGATTTTCGGCACGTTTAGAGGTAGATTACATCAACGAGACTTATAAGCTTGAATTGCCCGATAGTGAAAACTATGAAACTTTGGGAGGGCTTATCGTTCATGAAACTGAAGGAATTCCGCAAGTAAATGATACGGTGATTATTGATATCTTTAGATTCAAAATAATAGAGGTCTCCACAACCAAAATTGATGTTGTCGAGTTAGAAATTATAGAAGAAGATTAA
- a CDS encoding membrane protein → MIKKLVLVLIACFALQSYAQEGTASPYSFYGIGSLKAKGTVENRSMGGLSIYTDSIHVNLRNPASYASPNLKLYNEKNRPVKFTVGGSYNSSTLKADSGEAEVSATTFDYLALSMPLGKDFGFGFGLLPYTAVGYKIEDFEGDDIVNRYRGEGGVNRAYLGLGYRLTDKLSLGVDVSYNFGNIQNSAIEFVYDEIEGEDNQLVQYQSRENNRSDLSGLNVNIGLTYHSMITEKLELQAGLTYTPQSTIASKNQRSFSTIVINGNSGQEFVVNTFDVELDELQETDLTLPSRLAIGGGIGQPRKWFAGLEYTLQNTSKFSNPIISTNSTNFVNASGLSLGGFYTPDYNSFSSYWKRVTYRAGMYYENTGLEIKNEVINEFGMSFGVGLPVGGMFSNANLGAEIGRRGTREQNLILENFFNFRISLSLNDRWFEKLKYN, encoded by the coding sequence ATGATAAAAAAACTTGTATTAGTTTTAATTGCCTGTTTTGCGTTACAATCTTACGCTCAGGAAGGAACAGCTTCACCATACTCCTTTTACGGTATTGGTAGTTTGAAAGCTAAAGGGACGGTAGAAAATCGAAGTATGGGTGGCTTGAGCATTTATACAGATAGTATACATGTAAATCTTAGAAATCCCGCATCTTATGCGTCTCCAAATCTTAAACTCTATAATGAGAAAAACAGACCTGTGAAATTTACTGTAGGCGGAAGTTACAATAGCTCTACATTAAAAGCAGACTCTGGAGAGGCAGAGGTTAGCGCGACTACTTTTGATTATTTGGCCTTATCCATGCCCTTGGGAAAAGACTTTGGTTTTGGTTTTGGATTATTGCCTTACACAGCAGTGGGCTATAAAATAGAGGATTTTGAGGGAGACGATATTGTTAATAGATATCGTGGTGAAGGTGGTGTTAATCGGGCATATTTAGGTTTAGGATACCGATTAACAGATAAGCTGAGCTTAGGTGTTGATGTCAGTTATAACTTCGGAAATATTCAAAATAGTGCCATAGAATTTGTTTATGATGAAATTGAAGGCGAAGATAACCAACTCGTGCAATATCAATCTAGAGAGAATAATCGATCAGATTTAAGCGGGTTAAATGTAAATATAGGTCTGACGTATCACAGTATGATTACTGAAAAATTAGAGCTACAGGCAGGGCTTACGTATACCCCACAAAGTACAATTGCTTCAAAAAATCAACGCTCCTTCTCTACGATAGTGATAAACGGTAATTCTGGACAAGAATTTGTTGTAAATACTTTTGACGTGGAATTGGATGAACTTCAAGAAACAGATTTAACTTTACCTTCGAGACTAGCCATTGGTGGAGGGATAGGACAACCTAGAAAATGGTTTGCAGGTTTAGAGTATACGTTACAAAATACCAGCAAATTCTCAAACCCCATAATTTCAACAAATAGTACTAATTTTGTAAATGCCTCTGGACTGTCGTTAGGTGGTTTTTATACTCCTGATTATAATTCTTTTTCTAGCTATTGGAAGCGTGTGACTTACAGGGCCGGGATGTATTATGAGAACACAGGTTTAGAGATCAAAAATGAAGTCATTAATGAGTTTGGCATGTCTTTTGGAGTAGGATTGCCAGTAGGAGGGATGTTCTCTAATGCTAACCTAGGAGCTGAGATTGGAAGACGAGGAACTAGAGAACAAAATCTAATACTTGAGAATTTTTTCAATTTCCGAATAAGTTTGTCTTTAAATGACAGATGGTTTGAAAAATTAAAATATAACTAA
- a CDS encoding M48 family metallopeptidase produces MRVPVVIAALLVATNFSFAQQNEDCMLNLTLFSDYYKSKKYDEAYTPWKKLRTECPPKFNLAPYKYGEKVLEHKIDNSSGEEKKGYINEYMALLDDGNVNFQKDYPLGEVFEKKGVMMYDNQEILGKTDMDIYNTFDKAYTQDPDNFTSTKGLYVYFTKTVDLFKANQFELQQVFDKYDDISEQLIKLNEQFTVSVNKFVEKEEAGQTLTSKEDKYKTYYFAKIEANDKISGSLDSYLGQLANCENLIPLYEKQFEEKGTDPVWLKRAVSRMYNKECIDDPLYIKLVKAYDAASPSADTKYFLATTLFKQGKDKEGEQYLKESYDLETDKLKKARLAKRIANTFKSKGSYGTARNYYREALKMNPSDGTPHLYIAAMYAKSANSCGDTNFNKRAVFWYAAQEARKAGQVDPNLKSNAAQAAASYEANAPTRSEIFTEGNGGKSISIGCWIGGSVTVPNVD; encoded by the coding sequence ATGAGAGTACCAGTAGTCATAGCAGCCTTGCTTGTAGCAACTAACTTTAGTTTTGCACAACAAAATGAAGATTGTATGCTAAACTTGACCTTGTTCAGTGATTATTATAAGAGCAAGAAATATGATGAGGCATACACGCCTTGGAAAAAATTAAGAACAGAGTGTCCACCAAAATTTAATCTTGCTCCGTATAAATATGGGGAAAAGGTTCTAGAGCATAAAATTGATAATTCTTCAGGAGAAGAGAAGAAGGGATATATAAATGAATATATGGCCCTGTTGGATGATGGTAATGTCAACTTTCAAAAAGACTATCCTCTTGGAGAGGTTTTTGAAAAGAAGGGCGTCATGATGTATGATAACCAGGAGATTTTGGGTAAAACCGATATGGATATCTATAATACATTTGATAAGGCCTACACTCAAGATCCAGATAATTTTACGAGTACTAAAGGGCTTTATGTGTATTTCACAAAAACAGTGGATTTATTCAAGGCAAACCAATTTGAATTGCAACAAGTGTTTGATAAATATGATGATATTTCTGAGCAGTTGATAAAATTGAACGAGCAATTTACTGTTTCTGTAAATAAATTTGTTGAAAAAGAAGAGGCAGGTCAGACTTTAACTAGTAAAGAAGATAAGTACAAAACATATTACTTTGCCAAAATTGAAGCCAATGATAAAATTTCAGGAAGTTTAGATAGTTATTTAGGGCAATTGGCAAATTGCGAAAATCTTATTCCGCTTTACGAAAAGCAGTTTGAAGAAAAAGGTACAGATCCTGTTTGGCTAAAAAGAGCCGTAAGTAGAATGTATAATAAGGAGTGTATTGACGATCCATTATATATTAAGTTAGTTAAAGCTTATGATGCGGCATCACCTTCTGCAGATACCAAATATTTCTTGGCAACCACGTTGTTCAAGCAAGGTAAAGATAAAGAGGGAGAGCAATACTTAAAAGAGTCTTATGACCTTGAGACAGATAAGCTTAAAAAGGCAAGATTGGCCAAGCGTATTGCAAATACCTTTAAGAGCAAAGGTAGCTATGGTACGGCTAGAAATTATTACAGAGAGGCTTTGAAAATGAATCCTTCTGACGGTACGCCTCACTTATACATCGCAGCTATGTATGCGAAAAGTGCAAACAGTTGTGGCGATACTAACTTTAATAAAAGAGCGGTATTCTGGTATGCAGCACAAGAGGCTAGAAAAGCAGGTCAGGTTGATCCTAACTTGAAATCTAATGCGGCTCAAGCTGCTGCATCTTATGAGGCTAATGCACCTACTCGAAGTGAGATATTTACAGAAGGCAATGGTGGCAAATCGATTTCAATTGGTTGCTGGATTGGCGGTAGTGTTACTGTGCCAAATGTTGATTAA
- a CDS encoding FecR family protein: MNKEDLVKKWLNNDLSETESKAFDTLEDADLYKEIIEEAQRFNGNYNAKVESFDALEKKLFSQKDTSTNWLKIVSSLAAILVIGFALFTLTNKDEISSFKTTIAQNETITLPDNSTVNLNELSELEYVSSNWDKNRSLDLKGEAFFDVEKGKRFDVNTKFGKVSVLGTEFNVLSRDSVFRVSCYEGLVQVTYNDRDVKLPAGTEFVLSSGKSLKSNITITEPNWLKNMSVFENASFEKVIEELEMQYKIKVQYPSNLNIKFTGAFEHDNLKNALESISKPLNLTYTIQNTKEVIISNGQD; the protein is encoded by the coding sequence ATGAACAAAGAGGATTTAGTAAAAAAGTGGTTAAATAATGATCTGTCAGAAACAGAGTCAAAGGCTTTTGATACGTTAGAAGATGCTGACCTATATAAAGAAATTATTGAGGAAGCTCAACGGTTTAATGGTAATTATAATGCTAAAGTTGAGTCCTTTGATGCGTTAGAAAAGAAATTGTTTTCTCAAAAAGATACTTCTACAAATTGGCTAAAAATTGTTTCTAGTTTAGCTGCTATTTTGGTTATTGGTTTTGCCTTATTTACTTTAACAAATAAAGACGAGATTAGCTCGTTTAAGACCACTATAGCTCAAAACGAAACCATAACACTGCCTGATAATTCAACCGTTAATCTCAATGAGTTATCAGAGTTAGAATATGTTAGTTCTAATTGGGATAAAAACAGGTCTTTAGATTTAAAAGGGGAAGCTTTTTTTGATGTAGAAAAAGGAAAACGATTTGATGTTAATACAAAATTCGGAAAAGTCAGTGTTCTCGGTACAGAGTTTAATGTCTTATCTAGAGACAGCGTTTTTAGAGTATCGTGTTATGAGGGGTTGGTGCAAGTAACATATAACGATCGAGACGTTAAATTGCCTGCTGGCACAGAGTTTGTCTTGTCTTCTGGAAAAAGTTTAAAATCAAATATCACAATCACAGAACCCAACTGGCTTAAGAATATGAGTGTTTTTGAAAATGCATCTTTCGAAAAGGTTATTGAAGAATTAGAAATGCAATACAAGATTAAGGTGCAGTATCCATCTAATTTGAATATAAAATTTACAGGTGCTTTTGAACACGACAATCTTAAAAATGCTCTAGAATCTATCTCAAAGCCTCTTAATTTGACCTATACAATTCAGAACACGAAAGAGGTTATTATTAGCAATGGACAAGACTAA
- a CDS encoding type III pantothenate kinase, producing MNLVIDVGNTNVKLAVFENAKMLDRIISSERELLETLDALYSKYPTIEAGIVSAVGRFENQQLLSLQKNVHILELTHNLKFPFKNNYATPKTLGVDRIALVAAAVYQYPQTNVLVIDAGTCITYDFVDAQSVYQGGAISPGLSLRYKALHDYTEKLPLLSIAYPKGLIGNSTQESIHSGVVFGVVNELKGLVSQYRQKYPDLTVILTGGDSELLSNQLKNGIFANSNFLLEGLNFLLEYNS from the coding sequence ATGAACCTAGTAATTGACGTTGGTAATACAAATGTAAAGTTGGCCGTTTTTGAAAACGCCAAAATGCTAGATCGCATCATTTCTTCTGAAAGAGAGCTCCTTGAGACCCTTGACGCATTATATTCGAAATATCCTACTATAGAAGCAGGCATTGTATCTGCTGTGGGGCGTTTTGAGAATCAGCAGCTGTTATCATTACAAAAGAATGTTCATATTTTAGAATTGACCCACAATTTAAAGTTTCCTTTTAAAAATAATTACGCTACTCCCAAGACTTTAGGTGTAGACCGCATTGCATTGGTTGCAGCGGCCGTTTATCAATATCCACAAACAAATGTGCTTGTTATAGATGCGGGCACTTGCATTACCTACGACTTTGTAGATGCTCAATCGGTATATCAAGGAGGCGCGATCTCACCGGGCTTGAGTTTACGTTATAAGGCTTTACACGATTATACAGAAAAGCTTCCGTTGTTGTCTATAGCTTATCCAAAAGGCCTTATAGGCAATTCTACCCAAGAGTCCATTCATTCAGGAGTAGTGTTTGGGGTGGTTAACGAGTTGAAAGGCTTGGTCAGTCAGTATCGGCAAAAATATCCTGATTTAACAGTTATTTTAACAGGCGGTGATTCTGAACTCTTGTCTAACCAATTAAAAAATGGCATATTTGCCAACTCAAATTTTCTTCTAGAAGGTTTGAATTTTTTACTAGAATATAATTCATAA
- the lptC gene encoding LPS export ABC transporter periplasmic protein LptC has protein sequence MNSRILFQLHLIVTAVAVTMLFSCENNFKEVQKIGVLQNEPIGIAENINLKYTEAEDSIGRLVANLESPKMLDFSNREFAFTEFPDGVKLSLYDDKNQRNIVLADYGIVYSETDLIDLQGNVILITPQKDSLFAEQMYYDQKQEWLFSNLPVALKSATANSGKGDIFDSDTKFKNYTILEGRGDMILKD, from the coding sequence ATGAATAGTAGAATACTTTTTCAATTACATCTCATAGTCACAGCTGTTGCTGTGACTATGTTGTTTTCATGCGAGAATAACTTCAAGGAAGTGCAGAAGATTGGTGTACTACAAAATGAGCCGATAGGTATCGCTGAAAACATCAATCTGAAATATACTGAAGCAGAAGACTCAATTGGCAGATTGGTAGCCAATCTCGAAAGTCCGAAAATGTTAGATTTTTCTAACCGAGAATTTGCATTTACAGAATTTCCCGATGGTGTAAAACTATCTTTATACGACGATAAAAACCAACGTAATATCGTGTTGGCAGATTATGGTATCGTTTACAGTGAGACTGATCTTATTGATCTTCAAGGCAATGTTATTTTAATTACACCCCAAAAAGACAGTCTTTTTGCTGAGCAAATGTATTATGACCAAAAGCAAGAATGGTTATTTAGTAATTTACCTGTGGCATTAAAATCGGCCACCGCCAATAGTGGAAAGGGAGATATATTTGACTCAGATACCAAATTTAAAAACTACACCATCCTCGAGGGACGTGGTGATATGATTTTGAAAGATTAG
- a CDS encoding RNA polymerase sigma factor produces MHQDICDKVRFSKFYEKYAQSLSNIFFYKYGELLSPSDKVQEAFIKLWENCSKIKPEAAKSYLYTTANNMMLNEVKHQKVVLKYQQVKPKDYTNESPEFILRKKEFLYKFERVLSQLKEEERVAFLLNKVDGKTHKEVAEILGITKKIAEHRIYAAFNKLKDQLEELN; encoded by the coding sequence TTGCACCAAGATATATGCGATAAAGTTCGCTTTTCAAAATTTTATGAGAAGTACGCGCAATCATTGAGCAATATTTTTTTTTATAAGTATGGCGAGCTTTTAAGCCCTTCTGATAAGGTGCAAGAAGCCTTTATAAAGCTATGGGAAAACTGTTCTAAAATAAAACCAGAGGCGGCTAAATCTTATTTATACACCACGGCAAATAATATGATGCTTAACGAGGTTAAACATCAAAAAGTAGTATTGAAGTATCAACAGGTAAAACCAAAGGATTATACTAATGAGTCCCCTGAATTTATTTTACGCAAAAAAGAATTTCTTTACAAATTTGAGCGTGTTCTGTCGCAATTAAAAGAAGAAGAGAGGGTGGCATTTCTGCTTAACAAAGTAGATGGTAAGACCCATAAGGAAGTTGCTGAAATTTTAGGTATCACAAAAAAGATCGCAGAGCATCGAATCTATGCGGCTTTTAATAAACTCAAAGATCAGCTTGAGGAACTTAATTGA
- a CDS encoding TonB-dependent receptor: MDKTKFYIFLVLCFFQLSKSQAQNSDQKVPLSEVLEQITKRHSITFNYESSLLKDISVVPISQNLELHSKIEILEEQTGFVFEKVSDLVYTISKTMRLCGYIKDSESQQPLVGAAIATKNAYAITSETGFFEIELKSLNDLISISHIGFKTIVRQVKYFGLDDCETITMQVQQELIAPVLIEAYLVRGIDKRQDWSTSIDYKRFTLLPGLIESDVLQTVQALPGILSVDETVSNINIRGGSHDQNLMLWDDIKMYQTGHFFGLISSFNPLMTQTANVINNGSDVSLSDGISGTIHMQTDKQIDSKFNGVFGLNFLNAELFSNIPIGNKMSLQVASRKSLDDLVRTPTYDVYFDRVTQDTEAENNVSNVTNSNQEFNFHDASLRWLYQPNEKDLIRLNVILINNDLGFNETADVNGASRTRRSNISQKSLGFGLNYKKHWNERLSSTINIYNSEYKLEALNADVLSNQLQLQENVVSETSIKLNNLYEQNQWRFNLGYQFTETEVINLNDIDLPRFVRRDEEILREHSAFGQAWYNNSTIDLSIRGGVRTNYLTRFDKLIIEPRLSIRKSIGDDIDIEAQGEFKHQSTSQIVNFQNDFLGIEKRRWQLTDNDDIPVIQSKQASLGVMYKNRGWLLDAKAYFKTVAGITTQSQSFTTKYEFAKEEGDYDASGFEFLCRKRFGDFNSWLSYSYINNNYTFETLEEIKFPSNFDITHSVTLGTTFSNEFWNISAGLNYRTGKPTSVALDGNEIVDNGVNFDKANNERLQDYLRVDASAIYKFKISKAFRSEIGASVWNISNKENAINNYYRVNEGGSVNRFSRFSLGLTTNVVIRLYF, translated from the coding sequence ATGGACAAGACTAAATTTTATATATTTTTAGTCTTGTGCTTTTTTCAATTATCTAAGTCACAAGCACAAAATTCAGATCAAAAAGTGCCACTTTCTGAGGTGCTCGAGCAAATTACAAAGAGGCATTCTATTACCTTTAATTATGAGAGTAGCCTCTTAAAAGATATTTCCGTAGTACCTATATCACAAAATTTAGAATTGCATTCAAAAATTGAGATACTAGAAGAACAAACAGGTTTCGTTTTTGAGAAAGTTAGCGATTTGGTGTATACCATTTCTAAAACAATGAGATTGTGTGGCTACATTAAAGATTCGGAATCACAACAACCTCTTGTTGGCGCCGCTATTGCTACTAAGAATGCTTATGCGATAACTAGTGAAACAGGTTTTTTTGAAATTGAGTTGAAATCTTTAAACGATTTAATAAGTATTAGTCATATCGGATTTAAGACTATTGTGCGACAAGTAAAATATTTCGGTTTAGACGATTGCGAAACAATAACAATGCAAGTTCAACAAGAGCTCATAGCGCCAGTACTCATTGAAGCTTATCTTGTTCGTGGTATTGATAAAAGGCAGGATTGGTCAACTTCAATCGACTACAAACGATTTACACTTTTACCCGGCCTTATTGAATCTGATGTGCTACAAACTGTTCAAGCCTTGCCAGGTATTTTAAGTGTTGATGAAACGGTGTCGAACATCAACATAAGAGGTGGTTCTCACGATCAGAATTTGATGCTTTGGGATGATATCAAAATGTATCAAACAGGTCACTTTTTTGGTCTTATCTCCAGTTTTAATCCTCTAATGACACAAACAGCTAATGTCATCAACAATGGTTCAGATGTTTCTTTATCCGATGGTATTTCTGGAACAATTCACATGCAGACTGATAAACAGATTGATTCAAAATTTAATGGTGTTTTTGGACTTAATTTTTTAAATGCCGAATTATTTTCAAATATCCCAATAGGCAACAAAATGTCTCTTCAGGTTGCATCAAGGAAGTCTTTAGATGATTTGGTCAGAACGCCAACTTATGATGTTTATTTTGATAGAGTGACTCAAGATACAGAGGCTGAAAATAATGTGTCTAATGTTACCAATTCTAACCAAGAATTCAATTTTCATGATGCCTCCTTAAGATGGTTGTATCAACCAAATGAAAAAGATCTTATTAGATTAAACGTTATTCTAATTAATAACGATTTGGGTTTTAATGAAACTGCTGATGTTAACGGAGCATCAAGAACCAGACGTAGCAATATCTCTCAAAAAAGCCTTGGTTTTGGACTTAATTACAAAAAGCATTGGAACGAGAGGCTTTCTTCAACGATCAATATTTACAATAGCGAATATAAACTTGAAGCATTAAACGCAGATGTATTAAGTAATCAATTACAATTACAAGAAAATGTTGTTTCAGAAACAAGTATTAAATTAAATAATCTTTATGAACAAAACCAATGGCGTTTTAACCTCGGTTATCAGTTTACAGAAACAGAAGTTATTAACCTAAATGATATTGATTTACCTCGATTTGTAAGAAGAGACGAAGAAATATTAAGAGAACATAGTGCTTTTGGTCAGGCTTGGTACAACAACTCAACTATTGATCTCTCCATTAGAGGCGGAGTGAGAACAAATTACTTAACACGGTTTGATAAATTAATTATTGAACCTAGATTAAGTATAAGAAAATCAATTGGAGACGATATTGATATTGAAGCACAAGGTGAATTTAAGCATCAGAGTACGTCGCAAATCGTTAATTTTCAAAATGATTTTTTAGGTATTGAGAAAAGACGTTGGCAATTAACGGATAATGATGACATTCCCGTGATTCAAAGTAAACAAGCTTCACTTGGAGTTATGTATAAAAATAGGGGTTGGTTGCTAGATGCCAAAGCTTATTTTAAAACCGTGGCTGGTATAACAACCCAAAGTCAAAGTTTTACAACAAAATATGAATTTGCGAAAGAAGAAGGGGATTATGATGCTAGTGGTTTTGAGTTTTTGTGTAGAAAGAGGTTTGGTGATTTTAACAGTTGGTTAAGTTATTCTTATATAAACAATAATTATACTTTTGAAACACTTGAAGAGATAAAGTTTCCTAGCAATTTTGATATTACGCATTCAGTTACTCTAGGCACAACCTTTAGTAATGAATTTTGGAATATTTCAGCAGGATTAAACTATAGAACAGGAAAGCCTACTTCAGTTGCTTTAGATGGTAATGAAATTGTAGATAATGGCGTAAATTTTGACAAAGCTAATAATGAAAGGCTACAGGATTACTTGAGAGTAGATGCATCTGCTATTTATAAATTCAAAATTAGTAAAGCCTTCAGATCAGAAATTGGAGCTTCCGTTTGGAACATATCAAATAAAGAAAATGCCATTAACAATTATTATAGGGTCAATGAGGGTGGGTCGGTAAATAGGTTTTCAAGATTTTCTCTAGGCTTGACAACTAATGTTGTCATAAGATTGTATTTTTAA